A part of Gossypium hirsutum isolate 1008001.06 chromosome A07, Gossypium_hirsutum_v2.1, whole genome shotgun sequence genomic DNA contains:
- the LOC107909999 gene encoding triadin, which translates to MEELGSRFNGANNAVRKKRSSRRPRPDSLSYTESQNHSPLSSTPPSDDVSKVSSDENAVVDANSKRKEFNRNEHVSRISPDIGFEVDKSHKRKKQDGGFNAFYDNEPGRSGSNSKRSSKGVLAPANWKSSTKEKEWSELESRDAEIQSSTQEAVIDNNESKVKKVKLKVGGVTRTIHANSTVNGLPGTGSYARKNSLQGSSNDGHSPPGRSGLQGVPWKDFSQGGFRLGKEGSLMGKTSGKNASGKQGDHSGTVRKSKRAPKRRLLDGEFSEDDNDDEIRYLEKLKTSKISPAYKEDDDEPGKKQKKLSRVSNVENFGTSSSAKDEKRKHRSDRVSEDTDYEEEDEPVSDSELEGKKKRKQRKESVEPSMESKREITLTTRQRALQSSKDASSAPGSSLIEFPNGLPPAPSRKQKEKLSEVEQQLKKAEAAQRRRMQVEKANRESEAEAIRKILGQDSSRKKREEKIKKRQEEMAQEKAVKAEMLASNTIRLVMGPAGTTVTFPRDLGFPSIFNSKPSSYPAPRENCAGPSCGNPYKYRDSKSKLPLCSLQCYKAIQKQQMAETTC; encoded by the exons ATGGAAGAGTTGGGTAGTCGGTTTAACGGTGCAAATAATGCTGTGAGGAAGAAGAGGAGTTCTCGTCGGCCTCGTCCTGATTCGCTATCTTATACTGAAAGCCAGAATCACTCTCCATTGTCATCGACACCACCTTCGGATGATGTGAGCAAAGTCTCCAGTGATGAGAATGCTGTTGTCGATGCTAATTCGAAGCGGAAAGAATTCAATCGTAATGAACATGTTTCTAGGATTTCTCCTGACATTGGTTTTGAAGTTGACAAATCccataaaagaaagaaacaagatGGAGGGTTCAATGCATTTTATGACAATGAGCCAGGGCGAAGTGGGTCAAATAGTAAGCGTTCTAGCAAGGGTGTACTTGCCCCTGCTAATTGGAAAAGCAGTACCAAGGAGAAAGAGTGGTCGGAATTAGAGTCAAGAGATGCGGAGATTCAGAGTTCAACACAAGAAGCTGTTATTGATAATAATGAAAGCAAGGTTAAAAAGGTTAAGCTCAAGGTTGGTGGAGTTACGCGCACAATTCATGCAAACTCGACAGTTAATGGATTGCCAGGGACTGGGTCCTATGCAAGGAAGAACAGTCTCCAG GGAAGTAGCAATGATGGGCACTCACCTCCAGGTAGGAGTGGTTTGCAAGGTGTACCCTGGAAAGATTTCTCCCAAGGTGGTTTTAGACTTGGGAAGGAGGGTTCTTTGATGGGAAAGACATCTGGAAAGAATGCCTCTGGTAAACAAGGAGACCATTCCGGCACGGTTCGTAAAAGCAAGCGGGCCCCTAAGAGACGTCTACTTGATGGGGAATTCAGTGAAGATGACAATGATGATGAGATCCGTTACTTGGAAAAACTTAAAACTTCGAAGATTAGTCCAGCATAtaaggaagatgatgatgaaCCAGGCAAGAAACAGAAAAAACTCTCCAGGGTTTCCAACGTAGAAAACTTTGGCACTTCAAGTTCTGCCAAAGATGAGAAAAGGAAGCATAGATCAGATAGGGTTTCTGAGGATACCGATTATGAGGAGGAAGATGAACCAGTATCTGATAGTGAGCTTGAAGGTAAGAAGAAAAGGAAGCAAAGGAAAGAATCTGTTGAGCCATCAATGGAGAGTAAGAGGGAAATAACTCTCACAACACGTCAACGGGCTCTTCAGTCTAGCAAAGATGCCTCTTCTGCGCCTGGCTCAAGCTTAATCGAGTTTCCAAATGGTCTACCACCTGCCCCATCAAGAA AGCAAAAGGAGAAACTCTCGGAAGTGGAGCAGCAGCTAAAGAAGGCAGAGGCTGCTCAGAGACGAAGGATGCAAGTTGAGAAGGCCAATAGGGAATCTGAG GCTGAGGCTATTAGAAAAATACTTGGCCAAGACTCTAGCAGGAAGAAGCGGGAAGAAAAAATCAAAAAGCGTCAGGAAGAGATGGCACAG gAGAAGGCTGTTAAAGCGGAGATGCTTGCATCAAATACCATCAGATTGGTCATGGGTCCTGCAGGAACAACAGTAACATTTCCCAGGGATTTGGGTTTCCCTAGTATATTTAACTCCAAACCCTCTAG TTACCCTGCTCCTCGAGAGAACTGTGCGGGTCCATCGTGTGGTAACCCATACAAATATCGAGATTCAAAGTCGAAGCTACCTCTTTGTAGTCTGCAGTGCTACAAGGCAATTCAAAAACAGCAGATGGCTGAAACTACCTGCTAG
- the LOC107909995 gene encoding calvin cycle protein CP12-1, chloroplastic, with the protein MATLFTLNLVTPRAIASLPDSTKGSPIKVPYLNQPWKRILSPLESRRMQVRAAPDRLSEKVEQSIKEAQEACSDDPASGECVAAWDEVEELSAAASHARDRLKDNDPLENYCQDNPETDECKTYDN; encoded by the coding sequence ATGGCGACCCTGTTCACTCTTAACCTCGTAACCCCAAGAGCCATCGCCAGCCTACCAGACTCTACCAAGGGTAGCCCCATCAAGGTCCCATACCTTAACCAGCCATGGAAAAGGATATTGTCCCCGTTGGAATCCAGGCGGATGCAGGTGAGAGCTGCACCTGATCGCTTATCGGAGAAGGTGGAGCAGAGCATCAAGGAAGCACAAGAGGCGTGCTCGGATGACCCGGCCAGCGGAGAGTGCGTGGCTGCTTGGGACGAGGTGGAAGAACTGAGTGCAGCAGCCAGCCACGCCAGGGATAGGCTGAAAGATAACGATCCTCTCGAGAATTACTGCCAAGACAACCCCGAGACAGATGAATGCAAAACTTATGATAATTGA
- the LOC107909994 gene encoding bZIP transcription factor 53, with protein sequence MAAVQRPASSSDSDERKRKRMLSNRESARRSRIRKQKQLEDLVNEVSALQKDNSQLSEKINVTTQRYAEMECANNVLRAQAMELTERLRSLNSVLYIVEVSGYAVDIPEIPDPLMKPWQIPCPVQPIMALADMFEC encoded by the coding sequence ATGGCTGCTGTGCAAAGGCCAGCGAGTTCTTCTGATTCCGACGAGAGGAAAAGGAAGAGAATGCTGTCGAACCGTGAATCCGCGAGGCGGTCGCGTATTAGGAAGCAGAAGCAGCTCGAGGATTTGGTTAATGAAGTGAGCGCATTGCAGAAAGATAACAGCCAGCTCTCCGAAAAGATCAACGTCACAACTCAGCGCTACGCCGAGATGGAATGTGCCAACAACGTGTTGAGAGCTCAGGCAATGGAATTGACCGAGCGATTGCGGTCCCTGAACTCGGTGTTGTACATTGTTGAAGTCAGTGGGTATGCCGTTGATATACCGGAGATTCCAGATCCTCTGATGAAACCGTGGCAGATCCCTTGTCCAGTACAACCAATTATGGCTTTGGCCGATATGTTTGAGTGTTGA
- the LOC107909997 gene encoding cytochrome c oxidase subunit 5C — MAGSRIAHATLKGPSVVKEIVIGITLGLCAGGLWKMHHWNEQRKVRAFYDMLEKGEISVVAEE, encoded by the coding sequence ATGGCCGGATCTAGGATTGCTCATGCCACCTTGAAAGGACCGAGTGTCGTTAAGGAGATAGTTATTGGGATAACACTCGGTCTTTGCGCTGGTGGGCTTTGGAAGATGCATCACTGGAATGAGCAGAGGAAAGTGAGAGCATTCTATGACATGCTTGAGAAAGGTGAAATCAGTGTTGTGGCAGAAGAataa
- the LOC107909996 gene encoding ATP-dependent Clp protease proteolytic subunit 5, chloroplastic yields the protein MASACFSTSPSSLRFSSFLFSPNSSTNVDSNKLSLPFHPLRPRKLKKFLSNQKNAVNYQPKAVYTGEFWAPPTTSRQGIWSIRDDLQVPASPYLLAYAQGQGPPPMVQERFQSVVSQLFQHRIVRCGGAVDDDMANIIVAQLLYLDAVDPQKDIVMYVNSPGGSVTAGMAIFDTMRHIRPDVSTVCVGLAASMGAFLLSGGTKGKRYSLPNSRIMIHQPLGGAQGGQTDIDIQANEMLHHKANLNGYLAYHTGQSLEKINQDTDRDFFMSAKEAKEYGLIDGVIMNPLKALQPLAATADSDE from the exons ATGGCAAGCGCGTGCTTTTCGACATCGCCCTCGTCTCTTCGATTCAGTTCTTTCCTCTTCTCTCCGAACTCAAGCACCAATGTCGATTCTAATAAGTTGTCTCTTCCTTTCCATCCCCTTCGTCCCag GAAATTGAAGAAGTTTCTCAGTAATCAAAAGAATGCGGTGAATTATCAGCCAAAAGCTGTTTACACAGGTGAGTTTTGGGCTCCTCCGACAACTTCTCGACAGGGAATTTGGTCAATAAG GGATGATTTGCAAGTCCCGGCATCACCTTACTTACTTGCCTATGCACAAGGGCAGGGGCCACCTCCCATGGTGCAAGAGAGATTTCAAAGTGTTGTCAGCCAACTTTTTCAACAT AGAATAGTTCGCTGTGGTGGAGCCGTTGATGATGATATGGCAAACATTATTGTAGCTCAGCTTCTCTATCTTGATGCCGTTGATCCTCAGAAG GACATTGTCATGTATGTCAATTCCCCTGGAGGGTCAGTTACAGCTG gTATGGCTATATTTGACACCATGAGGCATATCCGGCCCgatgtctcaactgtgtgtgttGGACTTGCAGCTAG CATGGGAGCCTTTCTGCTAAGTGGCGGAACCAAAG GAAAACGATACAGTTTGCCCAATTCAAGGATAATGATACATCAACCCCTTGGTGGAGCTCAAGGTGGTCAAACTGATATTGATATTCAG GCAAATGAAATGCTGCATCATAAGGCAAACTTAAACGGGTATCTTGCTTACCATACCGGCCAAAGTTTGGAGAAGATTAACCAGGATACCGACCGTGATTTCTTCATGAGCGCAAAAGAAGCAAAAGAATATGGACTTATCGATGGTGTCATTATGAATCCTCTCAAAGCTCTTCAGCCTCTAGCTGCTACTGCTGATAGTGATGAATAG